Proteins from a genomic interval of Oceanispirochaeta crateris:
- a CDS encoding polysaccharide pyruvyl transferase family protein, which yields MRKIGIYTHWNVPNYGTFLQAYALQKVLENIFKSDDIYQIAYAEKSHLDLYYGIISAARTRSHLFLINPKFYLLAFKSLLRIKEIKRTKKFIMYYKDIKNTGELTNQEFLNTSFDYVFVGSDIIWDFSRTIYKMDKRFFGIGLNTKEVISYAASFGSVKKGIQVPEYVINGLNKMKHVSVRDEKSAKLVKQITGKYGTIVIDPTFLWDFWDDNNIPIRPVDFKYIIVYGSYFTKKNITEVIKYAKEHNLKIICLDSLRDHFNWCDITITQDKLHPFLWCSYLKHAEVVMTCTYHGLIFSLIYKKRIVMNPLPFIMDKASSFIDFLGLTQVLTEEGSFKEKADWDWDYSKIDNRIEELKEKSLSFIQNVIIEDDE from the coding sequence ATGAGAAAAATCGGTATATACACGCATTGGAATGTACCAAATTATGGAACTTTTCTACAGGCTTATGCTTTACAAAAGGTTCTAGAGAACATTTTTAAAAGTGATGATATTTACCAAATTGCATATGCTGAGAAATCTCATCTTGACCTTTATTATGGAATTATTTCTGCTGCTCGTACTAGATCTCATTTGTTTTTAATTAATCCAAAATTTTATTTGCTAGCTTTTAAGAGCTTATTAAGAATAAAAGAAATTAAAAGAACGAAAAAGTTTATTATGTATTATAAAGATATTAAGAATACCGGAGAACTGACCAATCAAGAGTTTTTAAATACATCATTTGATTATGTTTTTGTCGGTAGCGATATAATCTGGGATTTTTCACGAACTATTTATAAAATGGATAAACGTTTTTTTGGTATTGGTCTTAATACTAAAGAAGTAATCTCGTATGCTGCAAGCTTTGGGAGTGTAAAGAAAGGCATTCAGGTTCCTGAATATGTAATTAATGGGCTGAACAAGATGAAGCATGTATCTGTTCGGGATGAAAAATCTGCTAAATTGGTTAAACAAATTACCGGAAAATATGGAACTATAGTCATTGATCCTACTTTCCTATGGGATTTTTGGGATGACAATAATATACCTATTAGGCCAGTCGATTTTAAGTATATCATCGTTTATGGGAGCTACTTTACCAAAAAGAATATTACTGAAGTTATAAAATATGCAAAAGAACATAATTTAAAAATAATTTGTCTTGATAGTTTGAGAGATCATTTCAATTGGTGTGATATAACGATAACACAAGATAAACTGCATCCTTTTTTATGGTGCTCCTATCTCAAGCATGCAGAGGTCGTTATGACTTGTACATATCATGGCTTAATTTTTAGTCTCATCTACAAAAAGAGAATTGTCATGAATCCACTACCTTTTATAATGGATAAAGCCTCATCTTTTATTGACTTTTTAGGATTAACTCAAGTTCTAACAGAAGAAGGAAGCTTCAAAGAAAAAGCCGATTGGGATTGGGACTATAGCAAAATTGATAATCGAATTGAAGAACTTAAAGAAAAATCTTTATCATTTATTCAAAATGTAATTATTGAGGATGATGAATGA
- a CDS encoding lipopolysaccharide biosynthesis protein: protein MKGSAKVFTNTLTLYVRLGILSIVSLVTVKLTLQALGETDYGLNNVMSSVVLLSSFITASMSIASQRYFAISLKKGDWFELSRYFSLIFNLFLVFVISAIFIFNTFGIWFVLNRLVIPDSRLFPCLIVYEASLINFAFTVMALPFTGLIIADENFKVFSIISVFDGLAKVIVAFMLYISPWDKLISLALLSLGVSFLTNGLYVVYTKKKYNFLNYKMKQEYSGYKELFSYMNWNLIGAAGSVGKIQGLNIILNMFFGGSVNAARALATQVRSIINSFSSSFMSAVNPQITKSYAGQEYDKLEMLVYSSSKMSFFLLYIIILPFTFNMRYILHLWLGETVPEYTVEFIILILLDMLIQVITSPIGTAIAATGKVRDYQLTVGMLQILNIPAAYLILKITLDPILPFTISIIISVGITIGRIILYRRINSKFNFVKYVKNVFRPILLVVLPSFLLTYLIFCEFDNILMAILFVLLIVSYTVSFVFFFGLNKDEKHFLKEIFTSKLYKK, encoded by the coding sequence ATGAAAGGCTCTGCAAAAGTCTTTACAAATACACTTACTCTTTATGTTAGATTAGGCATACTATCAATTGTTTCATTAGTTACTGTTAAACTAACACTTCAAGCTCTTGGAGAAACAGATTACGGATTAAATAATGTCATGAGTAGTGTTGTATTGTTAAGCTCTTTTATCACTGCATCAATGTCGATTGCTTCACAAAGGTATTTTGCCATCTCTTTAAAAAAAGGTGATTGGTTTGAACTTAGTCGCTATTTTTCGCTCATTTTTAATCTTTTTTTGGTGTTTGTTATCTCTGCTATCTTTATTTTTAATACTTTCGGTATCTGGTTTGTATTAAATAGACTAGTGATACCTGATAGTAGACTATTTCCTTGCTTAATAGTTTATGAGGCTTCGCTTATCAATTTTGCATTTACTGTTATGGCGCTACCATTTACAGGTCTTATTATAGCGGATGAAAATTTTAAGGTATTTTCAATAATTTCAGTATTTGATGGTTTAGCAAAAGTGATTGTAGCATTTATGCTATATATTTCACCTTGGGACAAACTCATCTCTTTGGCATTACTATCTCTAGGTGTCTCGTTTCTTACAAATGGGCTATATGTTGTATATACTAAAAAAAAATATAATTTTTTGAATTATAAGATGAAACAAGAGTATTCAGGATATAAGGAATTATTCTCATACATGAATTGGAATCTTATCGGAGCCGCGGGAAGTGTTGGAAAAATACAGGGACTTAACATTATTTTAAACATGTTTTTTGGAGGTTCTGTAAATGCTGCACGTGCATTAGCGACACAAGTACGTAGTATAATAAATTCCTTTTCTTCGAGTTTTATGAGTGCAGTGAATCCGCAAATCACTAAATCATATGCCGGACAAGAATATGATAAATTGGAGATGCTTGTCTATTCTTCTTCAAAAATGTCTTTTTTCTTACTATATATTATTATTTTACCATTTACATTCAATATGCGGTATATACTTCACTTATGGCTTGGTGAAACTGTTCCTGAATATACAGTTGAATTTATTATTCTGATTCTTTTAGACATGCTTATACAAGTCATTACAAGTCCAATTGGTACAGCTATAGCAGCCACTGGTAAAGTTCGAGATTATCAGTTGACTGTAGGGATGCTACAAATATTAAATATACCAGCTGCTTATTTAATTCTAAAAATCACTCTTGATCCGATTTTGCCATTTACAATAAGTATAATTATTTCAGTTGGAATAACAATTGGAAGGATAATTCTCTATAGGAGAATAAATAGTAAGTTTAATTTTGTAAAATATGTAAAAAATGTTTTTAGACCAATTTTGTTGGTTGTTTTACCAAGTTTCCTCCTAACATATTTAATCTTTTGTGAGTTTGATAATATTTTGATGGCAATACTTTTTGTATTGTTAATTGTAAGTTATACTGTTAGCTTCGTTTTTTTCTTTGGCCTTAATAAAGATGAAAAACATTTTTTAAAAGAAATATTTACTAGCAAGTTATATAAAAAATAA
- a CDS encoding transposase gives MYRRTDCKDSGRTKLGKKVRDVARGYGTSENTFNIWKRKYADMTSKEITRLKQLEQENENLKRLVANLSLDNMAQKEIIKKFCDPE, from the coding sequence ATATACAGAAGAACAGATTGTAAAGATTCTGGGAGAACAAAACTAGGAAAAAAGGTACGTGACGTTGCCCGAGGATACGGGACCAGCGAGAATACTTTTAATATTTGGAAGAGAAAATATGCAGATATGACTTCAAAAGAGATTACTAGATTAAAACAACTAGAACAAGAAAATGAAAACCTAAAAAGACTAGTTGCCAATTTATCACTTGATAATATGGCTCAAAAGGAAATCATAAAAAAGTTCTGCGACCCGGAGTAA
- a CDS encoding Coenzyme F420 hydrogenase/dehydrogenase, beta subunit C-terminal domain, which produces MNIKEFNEFKKYSEASGVIALVDENIHMELNEYGCFEETVSQSDDYDIASTVNFVSPNFNKNVNESMISKQLYEHVENINFDKRIGYYLSLYAGHVREGDYRLNGSSGGMGTWIFKELFENDLIDGVIHVKENQDEQIPLIYKYDISRNVEEVKAGSRTKYYPVELSKALKKIKEVPGRYAVIGIPSFIMAIRLLAQKDEVIKNRIKFTVGLICGHQKSSKYSDALAWQMGVKPGNLKYINFRKKYSDKPANIYGVEITGTIEGKDVIISRPIKELIGHDWGQGYFKVLASDFTDDVMNETADITLGDAWLDNYINDSNGNNVIIVRNPVINEIIQKGIDSEKLELDTIGIESIMNSQDAHYRHTHDELAYRLYKKDKLRQWYPYKRVEPSDDFPFLRKKIQDMREEISTKSHFFYKKAVEKDDLNYFIKKMKKLSWKYKFLYRILTIQNRGIRNTILIVAKRKFTNR; this is translated from the coding sequence ATGAATATTAAAGAGTTTAATGAATTTAAAAAATATAGTGAAGCAAGCGGAGTGATTGCTTTAGTGGATGAGAATATTCATATGGAACTTAATGAATATGGATGTTTTGAAGAAACTGTATCACAAAGTGATGATTATGATATTGCTTCTACAGTTAATTTTGTATCTCCAAATTTTAATAAAAATGTAAATGAATCTATGATATCAAAACAACTTTATGAACATGTTGAAAATATTAATTTTGATAAAAGAATCGGGTATTATCTTTCATTATATGCTGGTCATGTGAGAGAAGGGGATTATCGATTAAATGGGAGCTCAGGGGGAATGGGCACTTGGATATTTAAAGAACTTTTTGAAAATGATTTGATTGATGGAGTTATTCATGTAAAAGAAAATCAAGACGAACAAATTCCTTTAATATATAAATATGATATTTCTAGAAATGTGGAAGAGGTAAAAGCCGGTTCTAGAACAAAATATTATCCTGTTGAATTATCAAAAGCTCTTAAAAAGATTAAAGAAGTACCCGGTCGTTATGCAGTTATTGGGATACCTAGTTTCATTATGGCTATCAGGTTGTTAGCTCAAAAAGACGAAGTAATCAAAAATAGAATAAAGTTTACGGTAGGTTTAATATGTGGACATCAGAAGAGTAGTAAATATTCAGATGCCTTAGCGTGGCAAATGGGTGTAAAACCTGGAAATTTAAAATACATAAATTTTAGAAAAAAGTATTCAGATAAACCTGCTAATATTTATGGTGTTGAAATAACAGGAACAATTGAAGGTAAAGACGTAATTATTTCAAGACCCATCAAAGAATTAATTGGCCATGATTGGGGTCAGGGCTATTTTAAAGTGCTAGCATCAGATTTTACTGATGATGTTATGAATGAAACCGCTGATATAACACTTGGTGATGCGTGGTTGGACAATTATATAAATGATAGTAATGGGAACAATGTTATTATAGTGAGAAATCCTGTAATTAATGAAATAATACAGAAAGGAATTGATTCTGAAAAGTTAGAGTTAGATACTATCGGGATTGAGAGTATCATGAACTCTCAAGATGCACACTATAGACATACGCATGATGAATTAGCATATAGACTTTACAAAAAAGATAAATTAAGACAGTGGTATCCTTATAAAAGAGTTGAACCTTCCGATGATTTCCCTTTTTTGAGAAAAAAAATTCAGGATATGAGAGAGGAAATTTCTACAAAAAGCCATTTTTTTTACAAAAAAGCTGTTGAGAAGGATGATTTAAATTATTTTATTAAAAAGATGAAAAAACTTTCATGGAAATACAAGTTTTTATATCGAATATTAACAATTCAGAATAGAGGTATTCGAAATACTATATTGATAGTTGCTAAAAGAAAATTTACTAATAGATAA
- a CDS encoding DUF1972 domain-containing protein: MIYVSVIGIVGVPACYGGFESLVENLLDYIPFNVEYTIFCSKKNYSKTTQIYKGAKLKYINIKANGIWSILYDWISIIRSRNSDVLLILGVSGCSILPLVRIFYKGKIITNIDGLEWKRAKWKRMAKYFLHYSEKIAVKYSDVIIGDNAGITDYIDSKYKVSSKLIEYGSNHAKQNNSSEFAKEYLFCEKPYALTVCRIEPENNISDIIKAFESGGNPYPLVIVGNWNNSKYARELYLKYSSFNNIKLLSPIYDINRINFIRCHATVYIHGHSAGGTNPSLVEAMNLGLPVLAYDCIYNRNTTENEALYWRDSEELNKLLFEDLTKIALRMKEISNRRYKWEFIAKKYNKLFNF; encoded by the coding sequence ATGATATATGTATCAGTGATTGGAATTGTTGGGGTTCCTGCTTGCTATGGTGGATTTGAATCCCTTGTAGAAAATCTTTTGGATTATATTCCTTTTAATGTAGAATATACAATTTTTTGTTCAAAAAAAAACTATTCTAAAACAACTCAAATCTATAAAGGTGCAAAATTAAAATATATTAATATTAAGGCAAATGGTATTTGGAGTATTTTATATGACTGGATATCAATCATTAGATCAAGAAACTCTGATGTTTTGCTAATATTAGGGGTATCAGGTTGTTCCATTTTACCTTTAGTAAGAATATTTTATAAAGGTAAAATCATCACCAATATTGATGGTTTAGAATGGAAACGTGCAAAATGGAAGAGGATGGCTAAATATTTTTTACATTATTCAGAGAAAATTGCAGTAAAGTATTCAGATGTAATAATAGGGGATAATGCTGGAATAACTGATTACATTGATTCAAAATATAAAGTTTCATCAAAGCTTATTGAGTACGGTAGCAATCATGCAAAACAAAATAATAGTTCCGAATTTGCAAAAGAGTATTTATTTTGTGAGAAACCTTATGCATTAACAGTCTGTAGAATTGAACCGGAAAATAATATCTCTGATATTATAAAAGCTTTTGAGTCCGGTGGAAATCCGTATCCCCTTGTTATTGTAGGAAATTGGAATAACAGCAAATATGCGAGGGAACTGTATTTGAAATATTCAAGTTTTAACAATATTAAACTTTTAAGTCCCATTTATGATATTAATCGTATTAATTTCATACGGTGTCATGCTACTGTTTATATACATGGTCATTCTGCTGGTGGAACAAACCCTTCATTAGTAGAAGCAATGAATCTTGGTTTACCTGTATTGGCATATGATTGTATTTATAATCGCAATACTACTGAAAATGAAGCTCTTTATTGGCGTGATTCAGAAGAATTGAATAAATTATTATTTGAAGATCTTACAAAAATTGCATTAAGAATGAAAGAAATTTCGAATAGGCGATATAAATGGGAATTTATTGCTAAGAAATACAATAAATTATTTAATTTTTAA
- a CDS encoding ABC transporter ATP-binding protein, protein MSVISIHNLVKTYPLGQLSVHALKGVSLEITAGDFVSVAGPSGSGKTTIMNIISLIDTPTQGQVFINDKDTAVMNRRELTRLRHEEIGIVFQSFNLLPVLNVMENVELPLVIGKNRMPKAERREWVNHLLEEVGLQDRLGHKPSELSGGQQQRVAIARALATKPRIVIADEPTANLDTATGERVLEVMKTINKTEGTTFIFSTHDPGIWERADHVVFLRDGLIESEKRR, encoded by the coding sequence ATGTCAGTCATCTCAATCCACAATCTCGTTAAAACGTACCCTTTGGGTCAGCTTTCCGTACACGCTCTTAAAGGCGTTTCTTTGGAAATCACCGCCGGAGATTTTGTTTCTGTTGCAGGTCCATCTGGTTCAGGCAAAACCACCATAATGAACATCATCAGCTTGATTGATACGCCAACACAAGGGCAGGTCTTTATCAACGACAAAGACACGGCGGTAATGAACCGCAGGGAACTCACCCGTCTTAGACATGAAGAAATCGGGATTGTCTTTCAGTCCTTTAACCTTCTACCGGTTCTCAATGTAATGGAGAATGTTGAGCTGCCTCTTGTAATAGGCAAAAACAGAATGCCCAAGGCTGAACGGAGAGAGTGGGTCAACCATCTTCTGGAAGAGGTCGGCCTGCAAGACCGCTTGGGTCACAAACCTTCGGAACTCTCAGGAGGTCAGCAGCAGCGCGTCGCCATTGCCAGGGCCCTGGCCACTAAACCCCGCATTGTAATAGCAGATGAACCTACGGCTAATCTGGATACTGCCACGGGCGAACGAGTTCTGGAGGTGATGAAAACTATTAATAAAACAGAAGGTACCACCTTTATTTTTTCCACCCATGATCCTGGGATCTGGGAGAGGGCGGACCATGTGGTGTTTCTAAGGGACGGTCTAATAGAATCGGAGAAGAGACGGTGA
- a CDS encoding ABC transporter permease produces MRNLLRNRRSSFLLLLLVAFITLIFFLGTSLIDQSVRGMRKTYVDNLTGDLIIQKESRVSMNLFGANTPIIDDFFTIPSLPAYDNVKSIVKEEPDIAFQAGLVSGKAVMDLGGQRSAVPLMGVEAQSYFDLFPGINVERGRKLLPGEAGVMITSGRAASVLKKSGNPVEIGIPVRLTSAGKTGFKIQEVPLVGVFSYTNPGPYMEEVVISDPQTVRALSAVLTVASVPVEVSENAMELLDGDLDDLFGGFSLVDEAQQSEDPEDLLSNLKADIARDDDAESISLTGGDWNFLILRLKDGASPFAVQNRLNSRLQDIGVKAVGWQTAAGNSALMILLIQALFYGGMLLVVIAGIVTIINIILISVFKRTREMGTLRSIGASDRYILSLLYQENLILSLLGGLAGVFIGKGLLFYLNSLKWPISHNLIAALMGSPILTVNYSGTLALQALFLAVLLGLLATSFPAWKATRINPMEAVRRG; encoded by the coding sequence ATGCGAAATCTGCTCCGTAACAGGCGTAGTTCTTTTCTCCTTCTTTTATTGGTAGCGTTCATTACGCTTATATTTTTCCTGGGAACCAGTTTAATTGATCAATCGGTCAGAGGAATGCGCAAGACCTATGTGGATAATTTGACGGGAGATCTGATTATTCAGAAGGAATCTCGGGTTTCCATGAATCTCTTTGGGGCTAATACACCCATTATCGACGATTTTTTTACTATTCCCTCCCTTCCGGCCTATGACAATGTAAAGTCTATAGTCAAAGAGGAGCCGGATATCGCTTTTCAGGCAGGTCTGGTCTCAGGTAAAGCCGTCATGGATCTTGGAGGTCAGCGATCAGCTGTTCCTCTGATGGGTGTTGAAGCACAAAGCTATTTTGATTTGTTTCCCGGTATAAACGTAGAACGGGGCAGAAAGCTCCTTCCAGGAGAAGCGGGGGTCATGATTACCTCAGGACGGGCCGCATCAGTCCTGAAAAAGTCGGGGAATCCTGTTGAAATTGGTATACCTGTACGGCTTACCTCTGCGGGTAAGACAGGCTTTAAGATCCAGGAAGTACCCCTTGTGGGTGTTTTTTCTTATACCAATCCCGGCCCTTATATGGAGGAAGTTGTCATATCAGATCCTCAAACAGTCCGTGCCCTCTCTGCTGTACTAACTGTAGCCTCAGTGCCTGTTGAGGTTTCTGAGAATGCCATGGAACTGCTTGATGGAGATCTGGATGATCTTTTCGGCGGATTCAGTCTCGTAGATGAGGCCCAACAGTCGGAAGACCCGGAAGATCTGCTCTCCAATTTGAAGGCAGATATTGCCAGAGATGATGATGCCGAATCGATTTCCTTGACCGGGGGAGATTGGAATTTTTTAATTTTACGCCTCAAGGACGGAGCATCTCCTTTCGCAGTACAAAACCGTCTGAATTCCAGGCTTCAGGATATAGGAGTCAAGGCTGTAGGATGGCAGACCGCCGCAGGTAACTCTGCTTTAATGATCTTGTTGATCCAGGCTCTTTTTTACGGTGGCATGCTCTTGGTGGTGATAGCCGGAATTGTCACCATTATCAATATCATATTAATCTCTGTTTTTAAAAGAACCCGCGAAATGGGCACACTCCGGTCTATCGGGGCGTCCGACAGATATATTCTCTCTCTGCTCTATCAGGAAAATCTGATTTTATCTCTTTTGGGAGGTCTTGCGGGTGTCTTCATTGGAAAAGGGCTTCTTTTTTATCTGAACTCCTTAAAATGGCCCATTTCCCACAATCTGATTGCCGCTCTTATGGGTAGTCCTATTCTAACAGTTAATTATTCAGGGACACTGGCCCTTCAGGCACTGTTCCTTGCCGTTCTGCTGGGCCTGTTAGCCACATCTTTTCCGGCCTGGAAGGCTACCAGGATCAATCCCATGGAAGCGGTCAGGAGGGGGTAA
- a CDS encoding ABC transporter permease, translating to MKLISLATMASRYFIRYFRRYLFLFIALSFGYGIITSITGLQAGMEESVYKAAQSHYAGDMALVGRTKSRMEFEIPNVDSVLGIIDKSGIEAEHIVVRTQVGKDGIVHFNGGSVQHKYTLGVDWENEKEYFSNLAYSQGHFGAWDTEKGIIVSSPVAEELQLHVGDSIVFEVKTKKGQVNTGNFVVQAVVDDATIFGYYKCYMDKAVLNRLIGFGENEGSTIGIHLKEGSRLQQEAEKLQLALVNSQANYAPLTTDRDELSREYNKSWKGTRFFVITLPVYLSEVSELLSAINIIAYFLYFMMLLIIIVSVAVTFRLILHEREKEIGTLQSVGFQSHDVVFLLMTETLILFLFSIISGFVFARLIIWITGFFSFTMIPSFEIFMEDGRLVPSFSLRTTMINSFIVLAAVIPTVAFPVYIASHKPLTEILSGARN from the coding sequence ATGAAACTTATTTCTTTGGCTACAATGGCCTCACGCTACTTTATCCGCTATTTCAGAAGGTACCTCTTTCTGTTTATCGCTCTGAGCTTTGGTTATGGTATTATCACATCCATCACAGGTTTGCAGGCTGGCATGGAAGAGAGTGTATATAAAGCTGCCCAATCCCACTATGCAGGCGATATGGCCCTGGTCGGACGGACAAAATCCCGAATGGAATTTGAAATTCCCAATGTAGATTCTGTTTTAGGAATTATTGATAAGTCTGGTATTGAGGCTGAACATATAGTGGTCCGTACCCAGGTGGGAAAAGACGGTATTGTTCATTTTAACGGAGGATCTGTCCAACATAAATATACTCTGGGCGTGGACTGGGAGAATGAAAAAGAATACTTCAGCAATTTAGCATATTCTCAGGGGCATTTTGGTGCCTGGGATACAGAAAAGGGAATCATAGTTTCCAGTCCCGTGGCAGAAGAACTGCAGCTCCATGTGGGAGACAGCATCGTATTTGAGGTTAAAACAAAAAAAGGGCAGGTAAACACCGGCAATTTTGTGGTTCAGGCAGTGGTGGATGACGCCACCATTTTTGGGTACTACAAGTGCTATATGGATAAAGCTGTTTTAAACCGGCTTATCGGGTTTGGAGAAAATGAAGGCTCTACCATTGGCATTCATCTAAAAGAGGGGAGCAGGCTACAGCAAGAGGCTGAAAAACTGCAGTTGGCATTGGTAAATTCACAGGCAAACTATGCTCCTTTAACAACTGACAGGGATGAATTATCCAGGGAGTATAATAAATCCTGGAAGGGGACCCGTTTCTTTGTGATAACCCTTCCTGTTTATCTTTCGGAAGTTTCCGAGCTCCTCTCGGCCATCAATATAATAGCCTATTTTTTATACTTCATGATGCTTCTTATCATCATTGTCTCCGTAGCAGTCACGTTTCGTCTCATCCTTCACGAGCGTGAAAAAGAGATTGGAACTCTTCAGTCAGTTGGGTTTCAAAGCCATGATGTCGTATTCCTATTGATGACAGAAACACTCATCCTCTTTCTGTTTTCAATAATTTCGGGATTTGTCTTTGCCAGGCTTATTATCTGGATTACCGGTTTTTTCTCTTTTACTATGATCCCCAGTTTTGAAATATTCATGGAGGATGGCCGTCTTGTTCCCTCTTTCTCTTTACGGACTACGATGATCAACAGCTTTATAGTACTCGCTGCTGTTATCCCGACAGTCGCATTTCCCGTCTATATTGCGTCACATAAACCGCTCACCGAAATATTGTCTGGTGCTAGGAACTAA
- a CDS encoding outer membrane lipoprotein-sorting protein has product MKKTNIIMTILICLMTVNISAVDFKNLLKQADGLVNYPGHDFSGEYTIVQVKPGQTPTTTIAAVFRRDSIETYVILIKEPSINKGQGYLKQKNTLWFFDPESRKFNSTSSSDRFQNTNARNSDFTQSTLALDYDVVSGTEGMLGRYDCWILNLEANNDEVTYPKMKLWISKDGLVRKSEDYSLSGQLLRTTAIPDYYKLGDVFVPKRILFVDALRGARIDGKFQNEKTQITIDKPSLNDLPDSVFSKSFLESMNR; this is encoded by the coding sequence GTGAAAAAAACAAACATTATAATGACTATATTAATCTGTTTAATGACAGTGAATATTTCAGCAGTTGATTTTAAAAATCTTTTGAAGCAAGCCGACGGTCTAGTCAATTATCCTGGACATGATTTTTCCGGCGAGTACACCATCGTCCAGGTCAAACCCGGCCAAACTCCGACAACAACAATTGCTGCTGTCTTTAGGCGTGACAGCATAGAAACCTATGTTATCCTCATCAAAGAACCCTCCATCAACAAAGGGCAGGGGTATCTCAAACAAAAAAACACACTATGGTTCTTCGATCCTGAATCCAGGAAGTTTAACTCCACCAGCAGCAGTGACAGGTTTCAGAATACCAATGCACGGAATTCAGATTTTACTCAGTCCACCCTGGCTCTTGATTACGATGTTGTTTCAGGAACAGAAGGGATGCTGGGGCGTTACGACTGCTGGATTCTGAATTTGGAAGCCAATAATGATGAAGTTACATATCCAAAAATGAAACTCTGGATTAGTAAAGACGGTTTGGTGAGAAAGTCAGAAGACTATAGTTTATCCGGTCAGCTTTTAAGAACAACAGCAATACCCGATTATTATAAACTGGGAGATGTATTTGTCCCCAAGAGAATACTTTTTGTAGATGCCCTCCGAGGTGCCCGTATAGATGGAAAGTTTCAAAATGAGAAGACACAAATAACAATTGACAAACCTTCGTTGAATGATCTGCCCGATTCAGTCTTTTCGAAGAGTTTTCTGGAGAGCATGAACAGGTGA
- the rfbA gene encoding glucose-1-phosphate thymidylyltransferase RfbA: protein MKAIILAGGSGTRLYPATKSICKQLLPIFDKPMIYYPLSTLMLAGIREILIISTPQDTPRFEELLGDGSDLGLSLTYAVQDAPNGLAEAFIIGKDFIGSDSVALVLGDNLFYGHDFAKLVKKAALQESGATVFGYYVNDPERYGVAEFDSSGTVISLEEKPLKPKSNYAVVGLYFYDNQVVDIAANMAPSHRGELEITDVNKEYLKSGQLKVELMGRGYAWLDTGTHQSLLDASQYVQVIEERQGLKIACIEEIAYKEGFIDKKQFRRLAESLSKSTYGQYLMNILEREDR from the coding sequence ATGAAAGCAATAATCTTGGCCGGTGGATCCGGCACACGTCTCTATCCAGCAACAAAATCCATCTGCAAACAACTGTTACCCATTTTTGACAAACCAATGATCTATTATCCCCTCTCTACTTTGATGTTAGCGGGGATTCGGGAGATCTTGATAATCTCGACTCCACAGGACACGCCCCGCTTTGAGGAGTTGTTGGGAGATGGTTCAGACTTGGGCCTTTCATTAACTTATGCAGTGCAGGATGCACCCAACGGCCTGGCAGAAGCCTTTATTATAGGGAAAGATTTTATTGGTTCTGACTCTGTGGCTCTGGTTTTGGGCGACAACCTGTTCTATGGGCATGATTTTGCTAAACTTGTTAAAAAGGCAGCTCTCCAGGAATCAGGAGCTACAGTCTTCGGGTATTACGTTAACGACCCCGAGCGTTATGGGGTGGCTGAGTTTGATTCTTCGGGCACTGTTATCTCTCTGGAAGAGAAGCCTCTTAAACCAAAATCCAACTACGCTGTAGTAGGGCTCTACTTCTATGATAACCAGGTCGTGGATATTGCTGCGAATATGGCTCCCTCCCACAGAGGGGAATTAGAGATTACCGACGTCAATAAAGAGTATTTGAAAAGTGGACAATTGAAGGTGGAACTGATGGGGCGGGGGTATGCCTGGCTGGACACAGGGACCCATCAGTCCCTGTTGGATGCCTCTCAGTATGTTCAGGTGATTGAGGAACGGCAGGGGCTAAAGATTGCCTGCATCGAAGAAATTGCCTATAAAGAAGGCTTTATTGATAAGAAGCAGTTTCGAAGATTGGCAGAATCTCTTTCAAAGTCGACCTATGGTCAGTACCTGATGAATATTTTAGAAAGAGAGGACAGGTAG